From Vidua macroura isolate BioBank_ID:100142 chromosome 8, ASM2450914v1, whole genome shotgun sequence, one genomic window encodes:
- the LOC128810829 gene encoding LOW QUALITY PROTEIN: uncharacterized protein LOC128810829 (The sequence of the model RefSeq protein was modified relative to this genomic sequence to represent the inferred CDS: inserted 1 base in 1 codon; deleted 2 bases in 1 codon), which yields MYSSPAKRRSVEDGPAHSADTCEPSTSSQAAAQLAHGECPVKTSSSSSCPRQAFKRAYPEEDNDSGISHGPPAKRRRIDNGLAQSAHESSPSTSRQAAAQLAQGNFPVKTSSSSSCPRQAFKRAYPEEDNDSGISHGPPAKRRRIDNRLAQSAHESGPSTSRQAVSGLTQGTLAANSQAARPRRPYRPPWIFHASTTDNRSQPGPVRMRHVWRQQRRSDICGDKRVKFKLCVHTYCQILASGLYPREDTGNFLVGDTRRIIGEAAKKSCFVCSKMGATITCCETGCDRTFHLPCAPDGQCVTQYFGAYRSFCWEHCPQQALQPRPSQDTTCSICLDTVEDKISYKTMGCPACQDARFHRHCIQRLALHAGTGFRCPCCLKQEPFLTEMLIMGIRLSKRPPSWQSDQEVGPSSDQRHGRCDASRCLCLRGREHVEANGPWQLWLCSSCAAEGTHNLCSSLESTTCSWECSTCAATGTGRHQSISCHAVQTGARMGLTAGPSAHLGSRRALDTSVASPACTLXGSPDDLPAAPLCRFLRACEPQKFQPGTGCTVPEHGAPQEQLLHQPSTGLEAALR from the exons ATGTACAGCTCTCCTGCAAAACGTCGCAGCGTCGAGGATGGGCCAGCACACAGTGCTGACACCTGCGAGCCCAGCACTTCCAGCCAGGCCGCAGCACAGCTGGCCCATGGAGAGTGTCCTGTCAAgaccagcagctcttcctcttgCCCTCGGCAGGCCTTCAAACGGGCCTACCCAGAGGAAGACAATGACTCTGGGATATCACACGGCCCACCCGCAAAACGCCGCAGGATTGACAATGGGCTGGCCCAGAGTGCCCATgaaagcagccccagcacttccagacaggcagcagcacagctggcccAGGGCAACTTTCCTGTCAAgaccagcagctcttcctcttgCCCTCGGCAGGCCTTCAAACGGGCCTACCCAGAGGAAGACAATGACTCTGGGATATCACACGGCCCACCCGCAAAACGCCGCAGGATTGACAATCGGCTGGCCCAGAGTGCCCATGAAAGTGGCCCCAGCACTTCCAGACAGGCAGTGTCGGGGCTGACTCAGGGCACTCTGGCTGCCAACAGTCAAGCAGCACGGCCACGACGTCCGTACAGGCCTCCGTGGATCTTCCACGCATCCACAACGGACAACCGCTCCCAGCCTGGGCCAGTTCGCATGAGACACGTCTGGCGGCAACAACGGCGG AGTGACATCTGTGGGGACAAGAGAGTCAAGTTCAAGCTCTGTGTCCACACCTACTGCCAG ATCCTCGCCAGTGGCCTTTACCCACGAGAGGACACTGGAAACTTTCTTGTTGGGGACACCAGGCGTATCATCGGAGAGGCAGCCAAGAAG agctgcttcGTCTGCTCCAAGATGGGGGCCACCATCACCTGCTGTGAGACGGGCTGTGACCGCACCTtccacctgccctgtgccccagatGGCCAATGTGTCACCCAGTACTTTGGGGCCTACAG GTCCTTCTGCTGGGagcactgcccacagcaggcACTGCAGCCACGTCCCAGCCAGGACACCACCTGCAGCATCTGCCTGGACACCGTGGAAGACAAAATCTCATACAAAACCATGGGGTGCCCCGCGTGCCAAGACGCCCGCTTCCACCGGCACTGCATCCAGAGACTGGCTCTGCACGCTGGCACTGGCTTCCGATGCCCGTGCTGCCTGAAGCAAGAGCCATTCCTAACAGAAATGCTCATCATGGGCATCCGACTCTCTAAGAG ACCCCCATCGTGGCAGAGTGACCAAGAGGTCGGACCCTCCTCAGATCAGAGGCACGGCCGCTGCGATGCCTCAAGGTGCCTTTGTTTGCGAGGCAGGGAGCACGTGGAGGCAAACGG ACCCTGGCAACTGtggctgtgcagctcctgcGCTGCTGAGGGCACCCACAACCTCTGCTCCTCTTTGGAGAGCACCACCTGCTCCTGGGAGTGCAGCAcctgtgctgccacaggcacTGGTAGGCATCAAAGCATTTCCTGCCACGCAGTGCAGACAGGGGCCAGGATGGGCCTGACAGCAGGACCTTCAGCACAT CTGGGCTCCAGGAGGGCTCTGGATACCTCAGtggcctctcctgcctgcaccc GGGGCTCTCCTGACGaccttcctgctgcccctctTTGCAGGTTCCTCAGAGCTTGTGAGCCCCAAAAATTCCAGCCAGGAACTGGCTGCACTGTCCCAGAGCACGGTGCTCCTCAAGAGCAGCTCCTCCATCAGCCCTCGACAGGCCTTGAAGCGGCACTACGCTGA